In Planktothrix tepida PCC 9214, a genomic segment contains:
- a CDS encoding Jag family protein, giving the protein MNNSDIQQGQEWLEELLKLGGVPSTVKPSLEADSCWLTIDEVNLTPEQVAILVGQDGEVLDAIQYLLNAIHNLGKEDEERTSYTVELNGYRIRRHLELRALADHAANRVRQTGGEVEIKSLSSVERRLIHHFLEESDDLETYSRGQDPDRRLVIKIKG; this is encoded by the coding sequence ATGAACAACAGCGATATACAACAGGGTCAAGAGTGGTTGGAGGAATTGCTCAAATTAGGGGGCGTTCCTTCCACCGTCAAACCGAGTTTAGAGGCAGACTCCTGTTGGTTAACGATAGATGAAGTCAATCTCACCCCCGAACAAGTGGCTATTTTGGTGGGCCAGGATGGGGAAGTTTTAGATGCGATTCAATATTTACTTAACGCCATTCACAACCTAGGCAAAGAGGACGAAGAACGCACCTCTTACACCGTAGAACTGAACGGATATCGAATTCGACGTCATTTAGAACTACGGGCTTTAGCTGATCATGCCGCGAATCGTGTCCGTCAAACGGGCGGGGAAGTGGAAATTAAGTCCCTTTCCTCGGTCGAACGGCGTCTGATTCATCATTTTCTCGAAGAAAGCGATGATTTAGAAACCTATAGTCGGGGACAAGATCCCGACCGTCGTTTGGTGATTAAAATAAAGGGCTAG